In Pyrus communis chromosome 1, drPyrComm1.1, whole genome shotgun sequence, the following are encoded in one genomic region:
- the LOC137718578 gene encoding heat stress transcription factor C-1-like yields the protein MMMEESNNVIAPFVLKTYQMVNDPTTDNLITWGRANNSFIVVDPLVFSQRLLPAYFKHNNFSSFVRQLNTYGFRKVDPDKWEFANEWFLRGQTHLLRNVARRKQMDKSSNSKSLFCNSNSNFLPTKHEELNDEDIFMEISRLKQEQKALEEEIGHMNRRLETTERRPQQMMAFLHKVAEDPEILPRMMLEKDRATTAQLGEKKRRVMMIALTSSSSSGMGATTSVRTEDEDDGTVGVISSSPEAGFEMESFNRYSTSPEVQTASDWLRQRRFVDQVRAVQNPNNMNPTASGHGVENIRNSSSSGYGYGNGNGGGPGGEVGYFTEVEASPPPPYPFSLLEGGF from the exons ATGATGATGGAGGAGAGCAACAACGTCATCGCACCGTTCGTTTTGAAGACTTACCAGATGGTTAACGATCCAACGACGGACAATCTAATCACATGGGGAAGAGCCAACAACAGCTTCATCGTCGTTGACCCTCTGGTCTTCTCCCAGAGACTGTTACCCGCTTACTTCAAGCACAACAATTTCTCCAGCTTCGTCCGCCAGCTCAACACCTAT GGATTTCGAAAGGTCGATCCAGATAAGTGGGAGTTCGCGAACGAGTGGTTTCTACGAGGACAGACGCATTTGCTGAGAAACGTGGCGAGGAGAAAACAAATGGACAAGAGTTCTAACTCGAAATCGCTTTTTTGTAATTCGAACTCGAATTTCTTACCAACGAAGCACGAGGAGCTCAACGACGAAGATATATTTATGGAGATTTCGCGGTTGAAGCAGGAGCAGAAGGCGCTGGAGGAAGAAATCGGGCATATGAACCGGCGGCTGGAGACGACGGAGCGACGGCCGCAGCAAATGATGGCGTTTCTACACAAAGTGGCGGAGGACCCGGAGATTCTGCCACGTATGATGCTCGAGAAGGACCGCGCGACGACGGCGCAGTTGGGGGAGAAGAAACGGCGGGTTATGATGATAGCATTGACGTCGTCGTCGTCATCGGGGATGGGGGCCACCACTTCCGTTAGAACTGAGGACGAAGATGATGGAACCGTAGGGGTAATTTCGTCATCTCCTGAAGCAGGTTTTGAGATGGAGAGTTTTAATCGGTATTCCACGTCACCGGAGGTCCAGACGGCGTCTGACTGGTTAAGGCAGAGGCGGTTCGTGGATCAAGTTCGCGCTGTACAAAACCCGAATAATATGAATCCGACGGCGTCGGGTCATGGGGTGGAGAATATCCGGAATAGTAGTAGTTCCGGGTACGGGTATGGGAATGGGAATGGTGGCGGCCCTGGCGGGGAAGTGGGATACTTTACGGAGGTGGAAGCTAGTCCGCCACCGCCTTATCCATTTTCGCTACTGGAGGGAGGCTTTTAG